One region of Paenibacillus polymyxa M1 genomic DNA includes:
- the cysK gene encoding cysteine synthase A: MTKIHQKLTELIGNTPLLALLNYSQIQNIEANVVAKLEYLNPAGSVKDRIGYAMIKDAEEKGLINKDSIIIEPTSGNTGIGLAFAAAALGYKLIITLPETFSIERRKLLTAFGAELVLTPGTEGMRGAIKRAELLAAETPNSFIPQQFSNPANPEIHRKTTAVEIWDDTDGGVDIFIAGVGTGGTISGVGQALKERKPSVKVIAVEPFDSPVLSGGTPGSHQLQGLGAGFIPNNFNEEYVDEVFKVKNEDAFETARLLAKTEGLLVGISSGAAVYAATQIAKLPENKGKMIVVILPDTGERYLSTPLFSDVEL, encoded by the coding sequence TTGACTAAAATTCACCAAAAGTTGACAGAGTTAATTGGAAATACTCCTTTGTTAGCACTGTTAAACTATAGCCAAATCCAAAATATTGAGGCAAACGTGGTAGCAAAGTTGGAATATCTCAATCCGGCTGGTAGCGTTAAGGACCGCATTGGATATGCTATGATTAAAGACGCTGAGGAGAAAGGCTTAATCAATAAAGACTCCATTATTATCGAGCCGACAAGTGGCAATACTGGAATCGGACTTGCATTTGCGGCTGCGGCTCTTGGATACAAACTTATAATTACACTTCCTGAAACGTTTAGTATCGAACGTCGCAAGCTTTTGACTGCGTTCGGTGCTGAGCTTGTGTTAACACCGGGAACCGAGGGGATGAGAGGCGCTATCAAGCGTGCTGAGCTCTTGGCTGCCGAAACACCAAACTCCTTCATACCACAGCAGTTTAGCAATCCTGCCAATCCAGAAATTCATCGCAAAACTACAGCTGTGGAAATCTGGGATGATACGGACGGCGGTGTAGATATTTTTATCGCGGGCGTAGGTACAGGTGGAACTATTTCGGGCGTTGGACAAGCATTGAAGGAACGAAAACCTTCTGTAAAAGTGATAGCCGTCGAACCGTTCGATTCACCAGTGCTGTCTGGCGGTACTCCAGGTTCACATCAACTACAAGGACTCGGTGCTGGTTTCATTCCAAATAACTTTAATGAAGAATATGTAGATGAGGTTTTCAAAGTTAAAAACGAAGATGCGTTTGAAACTGCTCGCCTGCTTGCCAAAACAGAAGGGCTGCTTGTTGGTATTTCTTCTGGGGCAGCGGTTTATGCAGCAACACAAATTGCGAAACTTCCAGAAAACAAAGGCAAGATGATCGTGGTCATATTACCTGATACAGGTGAGCGTTATTTGTCCACTCCGCTTTTCTCAGACGTAGAATTATAA
- a CDS encoding polyketide synthase — protein MSQSVVELLELERGIIQVTMQDRVHKNTFTLEMTHGLREAFHTIQDDSTCKVVILTGYDNYFATGGTQEGLLAIHEGTSKFTDENIYSLALNCKVPVIAAMQGHAVGGGFVMGLFSDFVILGKESMYTTNFMRYGFTPGMGATFIIPQKLGFSLGEELLLNGGNYRGAELEKRGVPFPVLPRKEVMSYGLDLARQLAEKPRFSLITLKDHLVAPLRAQLPKIVEQELIMHEKTFHQAEVKERIINLFGK, from the coding sequence ATGTCACAATCTGTGGTTGAGTTACTTGAACTCGAGCGAGGGATTATTCAAGTAACAATGCAAGATAGAGTTCATAAAAATACATTTACACTTGAAATGACTCATGGACTTAGAGAAGCGTTCCATACGATCCAGGATGACTCGACCTGCAAAGTCGTAATTCTAACAGGGTATGACAACTACTTTGCCACTGGTGGGACGCAAGAAGGACTATTGGCTATACATGAAGGGACATCGAAGTTTACTGATGAAAATATTTACTCTCTGGCATTGAACTGCAAAGTTCCAGTGATAGCTGCCATGCAGGGCCATGCGGTTGGTGGGGGCTTTGTCATGGGGCTATTTTCTGATTTCGTAATCCTGGGCAAAGAAAGTATGTACACGACTAATTTTATGAGATATGGATTCACACCGGGAATGGGTGCGACGTTCATTATTCCCCAAAAACTGGGGTTCAGCCTGGGAGAAGAATTACTGTTAAATGGGGGGAATTACCGAGGTGCAGAACTGGAGAAGCGGGGAGTGCCGTTTCCAGTTCTGCCTCGCAAAGAAGTGATGAGCTATGGGTTGGACCTTGCTAGACAGCTTGCCGAAAAACCCAGATTTTCATTAATCACGTTAAAGGATCATCTGGTTGCTCCACTCCGAGCTCAGCTTCCCAAAATCGTAGAACAAGAGCTGATTATGCATGAGAAGACCTTTCATCAAGCCGAGGTTAAAGAACGAATTATCAACCTGTTTGGAAAATAA
- the loaP gene encoding antiterminator LoaP: protein MNWYVLFVRTGREERVKQLFNKWFDSEVYKPFIPIQERLFKVAGTVKKELAPLFPSYVFIESNLPDLQFVTSTNSMIYTSSDIIRLLRYSKLEASMRDCERQVLESLCNDRYCIECSTGIIEGDNIRIIEGPLKGRSSIVKKIDRHKRQAVIQLEFMGDIRLVNVALEIISKV from the coding sequence GTGAATTGGTATGTGCTTTTTGTGCGAACGGGTAGGGAAGAAAGGGTTAAACAACTTTTTAATAAGTGGTTTGATTCTGAAGTTTACAAACCATTTATACCGATCCAAGAGAGACTTTTTAAAGTAGCAGGAACAGTTAAGAAAGAATTAGCACCTTTGTTCCCCAGTTATGTATTTATTGAGTCCAACTTACCTGACTTGCAGTTCGTAACAAGTACAAATTCAATGATTTATACTTCCAGTGATATCATTCGTTTATTGAGATATTCGAAGTTAGAAGCCTCCATGCGAGATTGCGAGAGACAAGTTTTAGAGAGTTTATGCAATGATAGATATTGTATAGAATGCTCAACCGGAATTATTGAAGGAGACAATATACGTATCATAGAAGGACCACTTAAAGGAAGAAGCAGCATAGTTAAGAAGATAGACAGGCATAAAAGACAGGCGGTTATTCAGTTAGAATTTATGGGTGATATCAGACTAGTGAACGTAGCTTTAGAAATTATTAGTAAAGTTTAA
- a CDS encoding 4'-phosphopantetheinyl transferase family protein, whose translation MVLYTEQLILTREDIVMKAAVSFVHAVCHAGASLDPEIFHSDECSYFESLLFQRRKSNFLLGRLSAKQAASLLLSESNLSNISVETGVFGQPLLRTTGAPGYQVSIAHCDDIGTAVVFPEAHPMGVDIERISPNRNKTMESQLTMEERERIVAVRGVEEYSVLLTVSWTVKEAISKILRTGFAASLQVLEINEIRFKSGCFQSTFSHFPQYAAQSYRLGNYIFTIVAPRKTEWSMNMSRLYEQFNSIFHPSCL comes from the coding sequence GTGGTCTTGTATACGGAACAGCTCATATTGACGCGGGAAGATATTGTGATGAAGGCGGCTGTAAGTTTTGTACATGCAGTTTGTCATGCCGGTGCTTCTCTCGATCCAGAGATTTTTCATTCAGATGAATGTAGCTACTTTGAGAGCCTGCTATTCCAGCGCCGAAAATCCAACTTTCTGCTCGGCAGGCTAAGTGCTAAACAAGCAGCATCGTTGCTGTTGAGTGAGTCGAACTTGAGCAACATAAGCGTGGAGACAGGTGTTTTCGGCCAGCCCTTGCTTCGAACTACCGGCGCCCCTGGATACCAAGTGAGCATCGCCCACTGTGATGATATTGGGACCGCTGTTGTTTTTCCAGAAGCGCATCCTATGGGGGTTGATATTGAGAGGATAAGTCCTAACCGAAATAAGACCATGGAAAGCCAGTTGACGATGGAAGAAAGGGAAAGAATCGTAGCCGTTCGGGGAGTAGAGGAGTACTCTGTTTTATTAACGGTTTCTTGGACGGTAAAGGAGGCGATTTCGAAAATATTGCGCACCGGTTTTGCAGCATCATTGCAAGTGCTTGAAATTAACGAGATCAGATTTAAAAGTGGATGCTTTCAGAGTACATTTTCGCACTTTCCACAATATGCTGCCCAGTCGTATCGGTTGGGTAACTACATCTTTACTATTGTAGCGCCAAGGAAGACGGAATGGAGTATGAATATGTCTCGATTGTATGAGCAATTTAATTCGATTTTTCATCCAAGCTGTTTGTAG
- a CDS encoding hydroxymethylglutaryl-CoA synthase family protein, translating into MVLVGIEAMNVFGGSAYLDVMQLAQHRQLDPARFENLLMKEKAVALPYEDPVTFGVNAAKPLVDALSEAEKNRIEMLITCTESGIDFGKSISTYIHHYLGLNRNCRLFELKQACYSGTAGFQMAVNFILSQVSPGAKALVIASDISRFIAAEGGDVLSEDWSYAEPSGGAGAVAMLISENPHIFQVDAGANGYYGYEVMDTCRPIPDSEAGDADLSLMSYLDCCEQAFLEYQKRVKGVDYKDTFQYLSFHTPFGGMVKGAHRTMMRRMTQAKPNEIEADYLQRVKPGLEYCQRVGNIMGATLYLSLAGTIDKGTFDSPKRIGCFSYGSGCCSEFYSGVVMPQGQEYLRRFEIERNLDDRYQLSMDEYESLLKGSGAVRFGTRNTKLDFQLVSGVIDSGKGRQRLYLEEIYEFHRKYRWES; encoded by the coding sequence ATGGTATTGGTAGGAATAGAGGCGATGAACGTTTTTGGGGGCTCAGCCTATCTGGATGTCATGCAATTAGCGCAGCACAGACAGTTGGACCCTGCGAGATTTGAAAATTTATTAATGAAAGAAAAGGCTGTTGCTCTGCCCTATGAAGATCCGGTTACCTTCGGAGTCAATGCGGCAAAACCGCTGGTGGACGCCCTCTCTGAAGCGGAAAAAAACCGCATCGAAATGCTTATAACCTGTACAGAATCAGGCATTGATTTTGGTAAATCAATCAGTACATATATTCACCACTATTTGGGACTGAATCGGAATTGCAGGCTATTTGAACTCAAGCAAGCCTGTTATTCGGGGACTGCCGGATTCCAAATGGCGGTGAATTTTATTTTATCCCAGGTCTCGCCAGGGGCCAAAGCGCTTGTCATTGCCAGTGATATCTCACGATTTATTGCCGCTGAAGGCGGGGATGTTTTGAGTGAGGATTGGTCTTACGCTGAACCAAGCGGAGGGGCAGGAGCTGTGGCTATGCTCATTAGTGAAAATCCTCATATATTCCAAGTTGATGCGGGTGCTAATGGATATTATGGCTATGAGGTGATGGATACTTGCCGGCCGATACCAGATAGCGAGGCCGGGGATGCGGACTTGTCTTTAATGTCCTATCTGGACTGTTGCGAGCAAGCATTTCTGGAATACCAGAAACGGGTAAAAGGGGTGGATTATAAAGATACCTTCCAGTATCTTTCCTTCCATACCCCATTCGGTGGAATGGTAAAAGGAGCGCATCGAACAATGATGCGAAGGATGACTCAGGCCAAACCGAATGAGATTGAGGCGGATTATTTACAACGTGTCAAGCCAGGATTGGAGTATTGCCAACGAGTCGGCAATATTATGGGTGCGACCTTGTACCTGTCCTTGGCAGGTACGATTGATAAGGGCACATTTGATTCTCCGAAGCGGATTGGCTGCTTTTCCTATGGATCAGGCTGCTGCTCAGAATTTTATAGCGGTGTGGTCATGCCGCAAGGCCAAGAGTATCTGCGTCGTTTTGAGATCGAGCGTAATTTGGATGATCGCTATCAATTATCCATGGATGAATATGAATCCTTGCTGAAAGGCAGCGGTGCTGTACGCTTTGGAACCCGCAACACCAAACTGGATTTTCAATTGGTTTCGGGAGTGATTGATTCCGGGAAAGGGAGACAGCGGTTATATCTGGAAGAAATTTATGAATTCCACCGCAAATATCGGTGGGAATCATGA
- a CDS encoding DNA integration/recombination/inversion protein — protein MGGFRRGELIALDEDDCDFENSRLRIDESISSTKNGQADITDTKNKAPNDYVDMP, from the coding sequence ATGGGAGGATTCCGACGCGGTGAGTTAATTGCTTTAGACGAAGACGATTGCGATTTTGAAAACAGCAGATTGAGGATTGACGAGAGCATTTCAAGTACCAAAAATGGCCAGGCGGACATTACAGATACTAAGAATAAAGCACCTAACGATTATGTAGATATGCCTTAA
- a CDS encoding beta-ketoacyl synthase N-terminal-like domain-containing protein → MRSMPNYKQPELVITGIGVTSAIGQGKTAFASALFKGQHAFGVMQRPGREGEASFIGAELPSLSYPESISKRMLRTASFSGQVAMVTLQEAWDDAKLDHVDPSRIGLVIGGSNFQQRELFQTYEAYREKMHFVPPTYGLSFMDTDLCGLCTEQFGIQGLAYTVGGASASGQVAIIQAIEAIQANRVDVCIAMGALMDISYLECQALRSLGAMGSDRYANEPAKACRPFDQMRDGFIYGESCGVIVIERSDFAMKRQGKSYAKLTGWDMGMDRNRNPNPSYEGEVQVIKRALKKAKLQPEKIDYINPHGTGSVVGDEIEIKAIQDCNLSHAYINATKSIIGHGLSAAGTVEIIATLLQMKESKLHPTRNLEKPIGVDCNWVKNEPIPAAIHNTMNLSMGFGGINTAICMQKCESGI, encoded by the coding sequence ATGCGCTCTATGCCAAATTATAAACAGCCTGAGTTAGTTATTACGGGCATTGGTGTTACTTCGGCGATTGGTCAGGGGAAGACGGCCTTTGCTTCGGCATTATTCAAAGGGCAACATGCATTTGGAGTTATGCAACGTCCCGGCAGAGAAGGAGAAGCTTCATTTATAGGTGCGGAGCTGCCATCTCTATCTTATCCGGAGTCCATATCCAAACGAATGTTACGAACCGCATCATTTTCAGGACAGGTGGCAATGGTTACCCTTCAAGAAGCCTGGGATGATGCTAAACTGGATCACGTCGACCCTAGCCGCATTGGGCTCGTGATTGGAGGATCTAATTTTCAGCAACGGGAATTATTTCAGACCTATGAGGCTTATCGGGAAAAAATGCACTTTGTACCTCCAACCTATGGGCTTTCCTTTATGGATACTGATTTATGCGGACTATGTACCGAGCAATTCGGCATTCAAGGGTTAGCGTATACTGTCGGAGGGGCTTCCGCAAGCGGACAAGTCGCCATCATTCAAGCGATTGAGGCAATTCAAGCAAATCGGGTTGATGTGTGCATTGCGATGGGGGCGTTGATGGATATTTCGTATTTGGAATGCCAGGCGTTGCGATCCTTGGGGGCCATGGGAAGCGACCGATACGCTAATGAACCGGCAAAGGCTTGTCGCCCCTTTGATCAGATGCGCGACGGGTTCATATATGGGGAATCTTGCGGAGTTATCGTCATTGAGCGGTCAGATTTTGCAATGAAGCGTCAGGGGAAATCCTATGCAAAGCTTACAGGCTGGGACATGGGGATGGATCGGAATCGAAATCCCAATCCCTCTTATGAAGGCGAGGTTCAGGTGATTAAAAGGGCCTTGAAGAAAGCGAAGCTGCAGCCGGAAAAGATTGATTATATTAATCCCCACGGGACAGGCTCAGTCGTTGGGGACGAGATCGAAATAAAGGCAATACAGGATTGCAATTTATCGCACGCTTACATCAATGCAACCAAATCCATTATCGGTCATGGCCTGAGCGCGGCTGGAACGGTTGAAATTATTGCTACTCTTTTACAAATGAAGGAGTCGAAACTTCATCCTACGCGTAATTTGGAGAAGCCTATCGGAGTGGATTGCAACTGGGTGAAAAATGAGCCCATTCCAGCAGCTATTCATAATACTATGAACCTAAGCATGGGGTTTGGCGGAATCAATACTGCCATTTGTATGCAAAAGTGTGAGTCGGGTATTTAA
- a CDS encoding enoyl-CoA hydratase/isomerase: MNYQTIQVRFQDSICYLRFYRPEANNTINNILVEECMHVLALCEESVTIVVLEGLPEVFCLGADFQGMYENMANEHEHAQNPEPLYDLWLKLATGPYITISHVRGKANAGGIGFIAASDIVIADQTAQFSLSELLFGLFPACVLPFLVRRIGFQKANYLTLMTQPIMVQQALSWGLVDVYDAQSDTVLRKHLLRLRRLSKTGILRYKRFMDELSDLRQCKPLALASNQEVFSDAQNLKGIFRYVETGQFPWMD; this comes from the coding sequence ATGAATTATCAAACGATTCAGGTTCGGTTCCAAGATTCGATTTGTTATTTACGGTTTTACCGACCGGAGGCAAATAACACGATTAATAACATCCTCGTTGAGGAATGCATGCACGTGCTTGCACTGTGTGAGGAATCGGTTACGATCGTCGTTTTGGAAGGTCTGCCGGAGGTGTTCTGTCTTGGAGCGGATTTTCAAGGAATGTACGAAAACATGGCAAATGAACATGAGCATGCACAGAATCCCGAACCTCTGTATGATCTGTGGTTAAAACTGGCGACGGGGCCCTATATCACGATTTCTCATGTGCGAGGAAAGGCAAACGCTGGCGGTATCGGATTTATTGCTGCCAGCGACATTGTGATAGCAGATCAGACAGCACAGTTTAGTCTGTCGGAATTGTTATTTGGGCTTTTCCCTGCTTGTGTTCTGCCCTTTTTAGTACGCAGAATTGGATTTCAAAAAGCGAATTATTTGACATTAATGACACAGCCAATTATGGTTCAACAGGCTCTTTCATGGGGATTAGTTGATGTGTATGATGCACAGAGCGATACGGTGCTGCGCAAGCATTTATTACGTCTTAGACGATTGTCCAAAACGGGTATTTTACGCTACAAGCGCTTTATGGACGAACTCAGCGATTTGCGTCAGTGCAAACCACTGGCGTTGGCTTCCAATCAAGAGGTGTTTTCAGACGCTCAAAATCTTAAGGGCATTTTCCGCTATGTCGAAACAGGTCAATTTCCGTGGATGGACTGA
- a CDS encoding YolD-like family protein, translated as MFSEGNDLWESSRIIIPEHKEAYLKLMKDRQRGGKPELDDQEIQLIEQKLIESYNTCQPITLVVFSPFDDEELTCVITSINTARREVKLFRGEDDYSWIKLEDIISASI; from the coding sequence TTGTTCAGTGAAGGTAATGACTTGTGGGAAAGCAGTCGGATTATCATACCAGAACACAAGGAAGCGTACTTAAAACTCATGAAAGACCGTCAGCGGGGAGGCAAGCCGGAACTTGACGATCAGGAAATCCAGTTGATCGAGCAAAAGCTTATAGAGTCCTACAACACATGTCAACCTATAACATTGGTGGTTTTTAGCCCGTTCGATGACGAAGAACTCACATGTGTCATCACGTCTATAAATACTGCTCGCAGAGAAGTAAAACTATTTCGTGGTGAGGATGATTATAGTTGGATTAAGTTGGAGGATATCATTTCAGCAAGTATCTAG
- a CDS encoding carbohydrate binding domain-containing protein, producing MKPKKAGKSTTTVRRGMNRSPIQSHTLKKKKILPTQAVVRNGGFEDQDLTPWIANVSNVTGQIFITRTNPHSGNQAVRISANPGHSVSLRQTISDLSRGRRYRVTFWVRNLIRPFGGRLQISLGEQTYTIQLNSLPSSQYERVSRTFSISGNSGTVSRDLVFRVTAQDAFATILLDDVSISRLR from the coding sequence ATGAAACCTAAAAAAGCTGGAAAAAGTACAACTACTGTCCGTAGAGGGATGAATAGATCCCCTATACAATCTCACACATTGAAGAAGAAAAAAATTTTGCCTACCCAGGCTGTTGTTAGAAACGGTGGCTTTGAAGATCAAGATTTGACACCTTGGATTGCAAACGTCAGCAACGTGACAGGTCAAATCTTTATTACCAGAACCAACCCGCACAGTGGCAATCAAGCCGTCAGAATCTCAGCTAACCCGGGGCACAGCGTCTCGCTTAGACAAACGATTTCCGATCTGAGTAGAGGAAGAAGATACCGTGTGACCTTCTGGGTACGTAATTTGATCAGGCCTTTTGGCGGTCGGCTTCAAATTAGTCTAGGAGAGCAAACCTACACAATTCAGCTAAACTCGCTACCTTCATCACAGTATGAGAGAGTCTCCCGTACCTTCTCAATCTCAGGGAATTCGGGGACAGTCTCTAGAGATTTAGTGTTCCGTGTTACAGCGCAGGATGCTTTTGCCACCATTCTTTTGGATGATGTATCAATATCCAGATTAAGATAA
- a CDS encoding acyl carrier protein, whose protein sequence is MRKEEVFELVKGCICEVLPELNDHQFQYDDRLVDLGADSVDRAEIVMKTMEALSLNIPRVELSGVKNIGELADALYAKL, encoded by the coding sequence ATGCGTAAAGAAGAAGTGTTTGAACTCGTTAAAGGTTGTATTTGTGAAGTGCTCCCGGAATTAAATGATCACCAGTTCCAGTATGACGATCGCTTGGTAGATTTGGGTGCGGATTCGGTAGATCGAGCCGAAATTGTAATGAAGACTATGGAAGCATTATCTCTTAATATCCCGCGCGTTGAGTTATCTGGCGTGAAAAATATAGGAGAATTGGCAGATGCGCTCTATGCCAAATTATAA
- a CDS encoding YnfA family protein: MLKAALLFILAGIAEIGGGYLIWQWLREGKTWYVGLCGGVILAVYGVIATFQVFSSFGRVYAAYGGVFIVLSIAWGWWIDKKTPDLYDFIGGLICLVGIAVILLPRSG, encoded by the coding sequence TTGTTAAAGGCAGCTTTACTTTTTATTTTGGCAGGCATCGCTGAAATCGGAGGTGGATATCTGATCTGGCAATGGCTGCGAGAAGGTAAGACATGGTATGTCGGACTTTGCGGCGGAGTGATTTTAGCTGTCTATGGAGTCATTGCTACCTTTCAGGTTTTCTCCTCCTTTGGGCGTGTATATGCAGCGTACGGAGGTGTCTTTATTGTTCTTTCCATTGCATGGGGCTGGTGGATTGATAAAAAGACACCTGACTTGTACGATTTCATTGGTGGATTGATTTGTTTGGTAGGTATAGCTGTAATTCTGTTGCCGCGCTCAGGGTGA
- a CDS encoding MBL fold metallo-hydrolase, whose translation MNFINYVYIVMDKKTGDIAIVDPSWDILKIESYLRQLNGNLRAILLTHSHLDHVNLVNPLLEKYRPHVFMSIQEIDYYHFRCKNLHPIKDGDFIKLGETEIISLLTPGHTMGSVCYLLSNHLFTGDTIFIEGCGFCDPNGGDPKDLYHSVQKIKREVDSSIQIYPAHSYGKAPGFPLSHLMDENIYFQFTSMKPFINFRMRPNQKGLFNFK comes from the coding sequence ATGAATTTTATTAACTATGTATATATTGTAATGGATAAAAAAACAGGAGACATTGCCATTGTCGATCCGTCATGGGATATATTAAAAATAGAGTCATATCTTCGACAGTTGAATGGTAATCTAAGAGCCATTTTATTAACCCATTCACATTTAGATCATGTTAATTTGGTAAATCCGCTCCTGGAAAAGTATAGACCGCACGTATTCATGTCAATACAAGAAATCGATTATTACCATTTTAGATGTAAAAATTTACATCCTATTAAAGATGGGGACTTTATCAAACTTGGAGAAACAGAAATTATAAGTCTTCTGACCCCTGGGCATACCATGGGAAGTGTGTGCTATCTTTTATCCAATCACTTATTTACGGGGGATACCATTTTCATTGAAGGTTGTGGATTTTGTGATCCGAATGGAGGAGATCCGAAGGACTTATATCATAGCGTTCAAAAAATAAAGCGAGAGGTTGATAGCTCCATTCAAATTTATCCTGCTCATTCATATGGTAAAGCACCTGGTTTCCCACTCAGTCACCTTATGGATGAAAATATTTATTTTCAATTTACGAGTATGAAACCGTTTATTAATTTCAGAATGCGTCCCAACCAAAAAGGTCTATTCAATTTCAAATGA